From Megalops cyprinoides isolate fMegCyp1 chromosome 18, fMegCyp1.pri, whole genome shotgun sequence, one genomic window encodes:
- the fam113 gene encoding PC-esterase domain-containing protein 1A yields the protein MKSISQSQASRLLHNKFVVVLGDSIQRSVYKDLVLLLQSDRYLTVAQLKSKGELSFEEDTLVEGGRLGTMNNGTEYREVRQFRSDHHLVRFYFLTKIYSRYMESILADFENGLKPDMVIVNSCVWDVSRYGQKWVLEYRENLQKFFEQMKRILPPDCLMVWNMTMPLGSKIVGGFLVPEIKHVAPTLRYDVIEANFYGAALADAFGLDVLDLHYHFRLRLQLRTRDGVHWNAAAHRHISGLLLRHVAQAWGVELGQPAPSNPDAVVSAAPLEKSRPKTKKQQVQVQQKLFCSYQPPRMDPYRYGGGNFGVPSFGSRLPNPTGPESSFVMKKKSSKQHYAPYTCQKRQRPLLTLPPSYRY from the exons ATGAAGTCTATCAGCCAAAGCCAGGCCAGCCGGCTTCTGCACAATAAGTTTGTTGTTGTCCTTGGAGACTCCA TCCAGCGCTCTGTCTACAAGGACCTTGTGCTGCTCTTGCAGAGTGACCGGTACCTGACCGTGGCTCAGTTGAAGAGCAAG GGGGAGCTGAGCTTTGAGGAGGACACCTTGGTGGAAGGCGGCAGGCTAGGCACAATGAACAATGGGACTGAGTACCGGGAGGTGCGCCAGTTCCGCTCGGACCACCACTTGGTCCGATTCTATTTTCTCACCAAGATCTACTCCCGCTACATGGAGAGCATCCTGGCTGACTTTGAGAATGGCCTGAAGCCTGACATGGTCATTGTCAATTCCTGCGTGTGGGACGTGTCACG GTACGGTCAGAAGTGGGTGTTGGAGTACAGGGAGAACCTGCAGAAGTTCTTTGAGCAGATGAAGAGGATCCTCCCCCCAGACTGCTTGATGGTGTGGAACATGACCATGCCTTTGGGCAGCAAGATCGTAGGGGGCTTCTTAGTGCCAGAG ATCAAGCACGTGGCCCCGACGCTGCGCTACGACGTGATCGAGGCGAACTTCTATGGCGCCGCGCTGGCGGACGCGTTCGGGCTGGACGTGCTGGACCTGCACTACCACTTCCGGCTCCGCCTGCAGCTGCGCACCAGGGACGGCGTGCACTGGAACGCCGCCGCGCACCGCCACATCAGCGGCCTGCTGCTGCGGCACGTCGCCCAGGCCTGGGGCGTGGAGCTGGGCCAGCCCGCCCCCTCCAACCCCGACG CTGTggtctctgctgctcctctggaAAAAAGTAGGCCAAAAACGAAGAAGCAGCAGGTCCAAGTGCAGCAGAAGCTCTTCTGCAGCTACCAGCCCCCACGGATGGACCCCTATCGCTACGGCG gtgGGAATTTCGGCGTGCCATCCTTCGGCTCGAGACTGCCCAATCCCACAGGGCCAGAGAGCTCCTTTGTAATGAAGAAGAAATCTTCCAAACAGCACTACGCCCCTTACACCTGTCAGAAACgacagcgccctctgctgaCTCTACCCCCCAGCTACAGGTACTGA